From the genome of Staphylococcus haemolyticus, one region includes:
- the pepV gene encoding dipeptidase PepV, whose product MWKEKVQEYEGQIIDDLKGLLSIESVRDDSKASDETPVGPGPRQALDYMYEIAQRDGFSTHDVDHIAGRIEAGKGDDVLGVLCHVDVVPAGDGWDSDPFNPVVTDDAIIARGTLDDKGPTIAAYYAVKILNDMKVDWKKRIHIIIGTDEESDWKCTERYFQTEEMPTLGFAPDAEFPAIHGEKGITTFDLVQNSTSEDQDEPDYELISFESGQRYNMVPDHAQARVFVKENMTDVVQHFEHYLDQHKLQGESVVDSGELVLTLEGKAVHGMDPSLGVNAGLYLLDFISTLNLNQTAREFVDFSNRYLHESHFGEKMGMKFHTDVMGDVTTNVGIISYDNKQGGRFGINLRYPQKFEFEEAIQRFTKEIKAYGFDLELGKVQQPHFVDKNDPFVQKLVKAYRNQTGDMSEPYTIGGGTYARNLDKGVAFGAMFEDSEDLMHQKNEYITKKQLFNATSIYLEAIYSLCVEG is encoded by the coding sequence ATGTGGAAAGAAAAAGTTCAAGAATATGAAGGTCAAATTATCGATGATTTGAAAGGTCTGCTTTCAATTGAGAGTGTCAGAGATGATTCAAAAGCATCTGATGAAACTCCAGTTGGTCCTGGACCACGACAAGCACTCGATTATATGTACGAAATTGCACAAAGAGATGGTTTTTCTACCCATGATGTAGATCACATTGCAGGCAGAATTGAAGCGGGCAAGGGTGACGATGTATTAGGCGTTTTATGCCACGTTGATGTTGTACCCGCCGGAGATGGTTGGGATTCAGACCCATTTAACCCAGTTGTAACTGATGATGCAATTATTGCTAGAGGTACGTTAGATGATAAAGGCCCTACAATAGCTGCTTATTATGCAGTTAAAATTTTAAATGACATGAAAGTTGATTGGAAGAAACGTATTCATATCATTATAGGTACGGATGAAGAATCCGATTGGAAATGTACTGAAAGATATTTCCAAACTGAAGAAATGCCTACATTAGGATTTGCACCGGATGCAGAATTTCCAGCTATTCATGGTGAAAAAGGTATAACAACTTTCGATTTAGTCCAAAATAGCACTTCTGAAGACCAAGATGAACCAGATTATGAATTAATATCGTTTGAATCTGGACAACGTTATAATATGGTGCCAGATCATGCACAAGCTAGAGTATTTGTAAAAGAAAATATGACAGACGTTGTACAACATTTTGAACACTACTTAGACCAACATAAATTACAAGGTGAGAGTGTTGTTGATAGTGGTGAGTTAGTTTTAACGCTTGAAGGTAAAGCTGTTCATGGTATGGACCCTTCATTAGGAGTTAATGCTGGTTTATATTTATTAGATTTCATATCAACATTAAATTTAAATCAAACGGCAAGAGAGTTTGTAGACTTTAGTAATCGTTATCTTCATGAATCACACTTTGGTGAGAAAATGGGTATGAAATTCCATACGGACGTCATGGGTGATGTAACAACAAATGTTGGTATAATTTCTTACGATAACAAACAAGGTGGACGTTTTGGCATAAACTTACGCTATCCTCAAAAATTTGAGTTTGAAGAAGCAATACAACGATTTACAAAAGAAATTAAAGCATATGGATTTGACCTTGAATTAGGAAAAGTTCAACAACCTCATTTTGTAGACAAAAATGATCCATTTGTACAAAAATTAGTTAAAGCTTATAGAAATCAAACTGGTGATATGTCTGAACCATATACAATAGGTGGGGGAACATATGCTAGAAATCTTGATAAAGGTGTAGCGTTTGGGGCTATGTTTGAAGATTCAGAGGATTTAATGCATCAAAAGAATGAGTATATTACTAAAAAACAATTGTTCAACGCGACAAGTATCTATTTAGAAGCAATTTATTCACTATGTGTGGAGGGATAA
- the dat gene encoding D-amino-acid transaminase: MTKVFINGEFIDQNEAKVSYEDRGYVFGDGIYEYIRAYDGKLFTVTEHFERFIRSASEIQLDLGYTVEELIDVVRELLKVNNIQNGGIYIQATRGVAPRNHSFPTPEVKPVIMAFAKSYDRPYDDLENGINAATVEDIRWLRCDIKSLNLLGNVLAKEYAVKYNAGEAIQHRGETVTEGASSNVYAIKDGAIYTHPVNNYILNGITRKVIKWISEDEDIPFKEETFTVEFLKNADEVIVSSTSAEVTPVVKIDGEQVGDGKVGPVTRQLQEGFNKYIESRSS; encoded by the coding sequence ATGACAAAAGTTTTTATTAACGGCGAATTTATCGACCAAAATGAAGCTAAAGTATCTTATGAAGACCGTGGTTATGTATTTGGTGATGGAATTTATGAATACATTAGAGCATATGATGGGAAATTATTTACAGTAACAGAACACTTTGAACGATTTATTAGAAGTGCAAGTGAAATTCAATTAGATTTAGGCTATACTGTCGAAGAATTAATTGATGTAGTTAGAGAATTATTAAAGGTAAATAATATTCAAAATGGTGGTATCTATATTCAAGCTACGCGTGGTGTAGCACCAAGAAATCACTCGTTCCCAACTCCAGAAGTAAAGCCAGTTATTATGGCATTTGCTAAAAGTTATGACCGTCCATATGATGATTTAGAAAATGGTATTAATGCAGCTACTGTTGAAGATATTAGATGGTTACGTTGTGATATTAAAAGTTTAAACCTTCTAGGAAATGTACTTGCAAAGGAATATGCGGTTAAATACAATGCTGGTGAAGCAATTCAACATAGAGGGGAAACTGTTACAGAAGGCGCTTCTAGTAATGTATATGCGATTAAAGATGGTGCTATTTATACGCATCCCGTTAATAATTACATTTTAAATGGTATTACTCGTAAGGTTATTAAATGGATTTCTGAAGATGAAGATATTCCTTTTAAAGAAGAAACATTCACTGTTGAATTCTTAAAAAATGCTGATGAAGTCATTGTTTCTAGTACATCTGCTGAAGTGACACCAGTTGTTAAGATTGATGGTGAACAAGTTGGTGACGGTAAGGTAGGTCCTGTGACTCGTCAATTACAAGAAGGCTTTAATAAATATATTGAATCTAGAAGTAGTTAA
- a CDS encoding phosphotransferase family protein, producing MEQFYQLGWTLDSAGGASGEAYMAEQDGQKLFLKRNSNPFIAALSAEGIVPKLVWTKRIETGEVVTAQHWKNGRELEPDEMYQSRVAALLKKIHGSKPLLNMLKRMEMEPITPNIMLKKINASLSREVLTHHIIRKSLTYLEEHIPNLDSRFFTVVHGDVNHNNWLLSDRDELFLVDWEGAMIADPAIDIGMLLYNYVPEKNWSDWFKTYGVEENIELNKRMKWYTVIQSIGMVQWYEEQKRFKDMNNWLKFLNEVMNSNLFI from the coding sequence TTGGAGCAGTTTTATCAATTAGGGTGGACACTTGATTCTGCAGGTGGCGCTTCAGGTGAAGCATACATGGCTGAACAAGATGGACAAAAGCTATTTTTAAAGCGTAATTCTAATCCATTTATAGCAGCGCTTTCAGCTGAGGGGATTGTACCTAAATTAGTTTGGACTAAACGTATTGAAACAGGTGAAGTAGTTACAGCACAACATTGGAAAAATGGCCGAGAATTAGAACCTGATGAAATGTATCAATCACGAGTTGCTGCATTATTAAAAAAGATTCATGGTTCAAAACCTTTACTCAATATGCTTAAACGAATGGAAATGGAACCAATCACACCTAATATTATGTTAAAAAAGATTAATGCTTCATTATCAAGAGAAGTATTAACACATCATATTATTCGTAAATCATTAACATATTTAGAAGAACACATACCTAACCTAGATTCTCGCTTTTTTACTGTTGTACACGGAGATGTGAATCATAATAATTGGTTATTATCTGATAGGGATGAGTTGTTCTTAGTAGATTGGGAAGGTGCAATGATTGCTGATCCTGCAATTGATATTGGAATGCTGCTTTATAACTACGTTCCCGAAAAAAACTGGTCAGACTGGTTTAAAACATACGGTGTAGAAGAGAACATTGAATTAAATAAGCGTATGAAATGGTATACGGTAATTCAATCAATCGGAATGGTTCAGTGGTATGAAGAACAGAAAAGATTTAAAGATATGAATAATTGGTTGAAATTCTTAAATGAGGTTATGAATAGTAATTTATTTATCTAA
- the trmB gene encoding tRNA (guanosine(46)-N7)-methyltransferase TrmB has translation MRVRYKPWAEDYLKEHPNLVDMDGAHAGKMSEWFDKEQPIYIEIGSGMGQFITTLASKFPEINFVSMEREKSVMYKVLDKVKELNLTNLKMICNDAIELNEYFNDGEVSRIYLNFSDPWPKKRHAKRRLTYHTFLALYQQILKEDGEIHFKTDNRGLFAFSLESMSQYGMYFTKLNLNLHDEDDEDNILTEYEKKFSEKGSRIYRMEAKFHKSI, from the coding sequence ATGAGAGTTCGCTATAAACCATGGGCGGAAGATTATTTAAAAGAACATCCTAATTTAGTTGATATGGATGGGGCGCATGCTGGAAAAATGTCAGAGTGGTTTGATAAAGAGCAACCGATTTATATAGAAATTGGATCTGGTATGGGGCAATTTATAACAACACTAGCTTCTAAATTCCCAGAAATAAATTTTGTTTCTATGGAACGTGAGAAAAGTGTAATGTATAAAGTGTTGGATAAAGTGAAGGAACTAAACCTGACAAATTTAAAAATGATATGTAATGACGCTATAGAATTAAATGAGTATTTTAATGATGGTGAAGTCTCTCGAATCTATTTAAATTTCTCAGATCCTTGGCCAAAGAAAAGGCATGCTAAACGTCGATTGACATATCATACTTTTTTAGCTTTATATCAACAAATTTTAAAAGAAGATGGAGAAATTCATTTTAAAACGGATAATAGAGGTTTGTTCGCTTTCAGTTTAGAAAGTATGTCGCAATATGGGATGTACTTTACGAAGTTAAATCTAAATCTACATGATGAAGATGATGAAGATAATATTTTGACAGAATATGAAAAGAAATTTTCTGAAAAAGGTTCTAGAATTTATCGTATGGAAGCAAAATTTCATAAATCTATTTAA
- a CDS encoding YtnP family quorum-quenching lactonase yields MKLGAFNINYLNGGITQMDGGAIFGVVPKPLWTKRYAVNEKNQVPNLTYPILIQTGDKNILIDAGIGNHKLTDKQLKNYGVTYESQIHDELEKLNLNVEDIDMVLMSHMHFDHATGLTDVDGNSIFSNATHFVQQDEWHEFTSPNIRSKATYWEINRGTYENKLILFDKEVEVYPGIHMKHVGGHSYGQSIITIESEGERAVHMSDILPTNAHINPLWVMAYDDYPIQSIREKERLIPYYIYQDYWFLYYHDNVFFAAQYERDGKTIKQSIER; encoded by the coding sequence ATGAAATTAGGCGCATTTAACATCAATTATTTAAATGGTGGTATAACACAAATGGATGGTGGGGCCATATTTGGAGTAGTTCCTAAACCATTATGGACTAAACGATATGCTGTTAATGAGAAAAACCAAGTTCCAAATTTAACTTATCCAATTTTAATTCAAACAGGGGATAAAAATATTTTAATTGATGCTGGAATTGGTAATCATAAATTAACTGATAAACAACTTAAAAATTATGGTGTCACGTATGAAAGTCAAATACATGATGAACTAGAAAAATTAAATTTAAATGTTGAAGATATAGATATGGTACTTATGTCCCACATGCATTTTGATCATGCAACTGGTCTAACAGATGTTGACGGCAACTCAATTTTTTCGAATGCTACTCATTTTGTGCAACAAGACGAGTGGCATGAATTTACAAGTCCTAACATCCGTAGTAAGGCAACTTATTGGGAAATCAATAGAGGTACTTATGAAAATAAATTAATACTTTTTGATAAAGAGGTTGAAGTCTATCCAGGCATTCATATGAAACATGTTGGTGGTCATAGTTATGGACAATCAATTATTACGATTGAAAGTGAAGGAGAGAGAGCTGTCCATATGTCTGATATATTGCCTACGAATGCACATATTAATCCGTTATGGGTTATGGCATATGACGATTATCCAATACAATCCATTCGAGAAAAAGAAAGATTAATTCCATATTACATTTATCAAGATTATTGGTTCTTGTATTATCATGATAATGTATTCTTCGCGGCTCAATATGAACGTGATGGCAAAACAATTAAGCAGTCAATTGAGCGTTAA
- a CDS encoding M42 family metallopeptidase, producing MDKKKTLERIKSLTELHGAPGFEEDVRNYMKKEMAPYVDEFIVNHMGGFYGVKKSKKANAKRVMIAAHMDEIGFMITNITTNGMLQFTNLGGVANDIWQGQRLQVKNRKGDIIVGIVSNIPKHFRTGNEAVPEIKDLLLDIGASSDEEVRELGIEIGDTIVPNTELTQLSEYRYSAKAWDNRYGCVIAIEILELLSDVELDVDLYVGANVQEEVGLRGAKPAAELIQPDVALVVDCSPANDIKGVNQLSGELGGGTLIRIKDGTMILQPEFRDYLIKLAEDNHINYQYYISPGGTDGGEIHKANIGIPTAVIGVCARYIHSTNAVFDIRDYYSARQLLEQVILNLNIEQINKLQFQD from the coding sequence ATGGACAAGAAAAAAACTTTAGAGCGAATTAAATCATTAACTGAATTACATGGTGCGCCTGGTTTTGAAGAAGACGTACGAAATTATATGAAAAAAGAAATGGCACCATATGTTGATGAATTTATTGTAAATCATATGGGTGGTTTCTATGGAGTCAAAAAATCTAAGAAAGCTAACGCCAAGAGGGTAATGATAGCTGCACATATGGATGAGATTGGATTTATGATTACAAATATTACAACAAATGGTATGTTACAGTTCACCAATCTTGGAGGAGTAGCAAATGATATATGGCAGGGTCAACGCCTTCAAGTTAAAAACAGAAAGGGAGATATAATTGTAGGGATTGTTTCTAATATACCTAAACACTTTAGAACTGGAAATGAAGCGGTACCTGAAATCAAAGATTTATTGTTAGATATAGGTGCAAGTTCTGATGAAGAAGTAAGGGAATTAGGTATTGAAATAGGAGATACAATAGTTCCAAATACTGAATTGACGCAGTTATCTGAATATCGATATAGTGCTAAAGCATGGGATAATCGATATGGTTGTGTCATTGCAATTGAAATACTAGAATTGTTGAGTGATGTAGAATTGGATGTCGATTTATATGTTGGTGCTAACGTCCAAGAAGAAGTAGGATTACGTGGTGCTAAGCCAGCTGCTGAATTAATTCAGCCTGATGTTGCTTTGGTTGTAGATTGTTCACCTGCGAATGATATTAAAGGTGTAAATCAATTATCAGGTGAATTAGGTGGTGGAACATTAATCCGTATTAAAGACGGTACTATGATTCTACAACCAGAATTTAGAGATTATCTAATTAAGTTAGCTGAAGACAATCATATAAATTATCAATACTACATATCTCCAGGCGGTACAGATGGTGGAGAAATACACAAAGCTAATATTGGTATTCCAACTGCAGTAATTGGTGTTTGTGCTAGATATATTCACAGTACGAATGCAGTTTTTGATATTAGAGATTACTATTCTGCTAGACAATTACTTGAACAAGTTATATTAAATTTAAATATAGAACAAATTAACAAATTACAATTCCAAGATTAA
- a CDS encoding thioredoxin family protein, whose translation MIKLESESQFNSLKKENTVFEFTAGWCPDCRIIEPDLPRLEEKYNHFNFVSVDRDEFIDLAIENDIMGIPSFLVYKNDELVGSYIGKERKSIEQIDEFLSKYV comes from the coding sequence ATGATAAAATTAGAATCTGAATCTCAATTTAATTCACTTAAGAAAGAAAACACAGTATTTGAATTTACAGCAGGATGGTGCCCTGACTGTCGTATCATCGAACCTGATTTACCACGTTTAGAAGAGAAGTATAATCATTTTAATTTTGTTTCAGTTGATAGAGATGAATTTATAGATTTAGCTATTGAAAATGATATTATGGGTATCCCAAGCTTTTTAGTGTATAAAAATGATGAATTAGTAGGTAGTTATATTGGAAAAGAACGAAAATCTATTGAACAAATTGATGAATTCTTGAGTAAATATGTTTAA
- a CDS encoding DUF1444 domain-containing protein has protein sequence MNVFQIRDKLKQRLAHLNVDFKFDREEETLRIYRQDNYKGVTIKLNAIVAKYEVQKEKIIDEIVYYVEEAIAQMDDESIEKMTNIQIMPVIRATSFDKKTKEGHRFIIEKHTAETNIYYALDLGKSYRLIDESMLESLGLTEQQVKEMSLFNIRKLKNEYKTDEVKGNIFYFVNSNDGYDASRILNTKFLDDIYQQCEGEMLVAVPHQDVLVIADIRNNTGYDVMAHLTMEFFTKGLVPITSLSFGYEKGHFEPIFILGKNNKQKRDPNVIQRLEANRKRFNNKK, from the coding sequence ATGAATGTTTTTCAAATAAGAGATAAATTAAAACAACGTTTAGCGCATCTAAATGTTGATTTTAAATTTGATCGTGAAGAGGAAACATTACGTATATATAGACAAGACAATTATAAAGGTGTAACAATCAAATTAAACGCAATTGTCGCTAAATATGAAGTCCAAAAAGAGAAAATTATAGATGAAATTGTTTATTATGTCGAAGAAGCAATCGCTCAAATGGATGATGAAAGCATTGAAAAAATGACTAACATCCAGATTATGCCTGTCATACGTGCTACAAGCTTTGATAAAAAAACAAAAGAAGGTCATCGTTTTATCATTGAAAAGCATACAGCTGAAACCAATATTTATTACGCACTTGATTTAGGTAAATCTTACCGACTAATTGATGAAAGTATGTTGGAGTCACTTGGTTTAACTGAACAACAAGTTAAAGAAATGTCATTATTCAACATACGTAAACTCAAAAATGAATATAAAACAGATGAAGTTAAAGGAAACATTTTCTATTTTGTAAATTCAAATGATGGGTACGATGCTAGTCGTATCTTGAATACGAAATTTTTAGATGATATCTATCAACAGTGTGAAGGTGAAATGTTAGTAGCTGTTCCACATCAAGATGTCTTAGTTATTGCTGATATACGTAATAACACTGGTTATGATGTAATGGCTCATTTGACAATGGAATTCTTCACTAAGGGATTAGTTCCAATTACATCATTATCATTTGGTTATGAAAAAGGACATTTTGAACCTATATTCATTTTGGGTAAAAATAATAAACAAAAGCGAGATCCAAATGTTATTCAACGATTAGAAGCAAATCGAAAAAGATTTAATAATAAGAAATAA
- the ytpR gene encoding YtpR family tRNA-binding protein has protein sequence MNLFYNKDGVGDVAFLQIEPTDGPFEYKKQGDIVEISKEGTIVGFNIFEFSRYNKISGNGHIKLTSELVDAVQKAINKSGLDYQLNADLSPKFVVGYVETKEKHPDADKLSVLKVNVGNEHLQIVCGAPNVEAGQKVVVAKVGAVMPSGMVIKDAELRGVASSGMICSMKELNLPNAPQEKGIMVLSNDYEIGQAFFD, from the coding sequence ATGAATTTATTTTACAATAAAGATGGAGTAGGGGATGTAGCTTTTCTACAAATAGAACCTACTGATGGACCGTTTGAATATAAAAAACAAGGCGATATTGTTGAAATTAGTAAGGAAGGAACAATAGTCGGTTTTAATATATTTGAATTTTCAAGATATAACAAAATAAGTGGAAACGGACATATTAAATTAACTTCTGAACTAGTGGATGCTGTTCAGAAAGCCATAAATAAATCAGGATTAGACTATCAATTAAATGCAGATTTATCTCCTAAGTTTGTAGTTGGATATGTTGAAACTAAAGAAAAACATCCAGATGCTGATAAATTAAGTGTTTTAAAAGTAAATGTTGGTAATGAGCATTTACAAATCGTATGTGGTGCACCAAATGTTGAGGCAGGCCAAAAGGTGGTTGTCGCAAAAGTAGGAGCAGTAATGCCAAGTGGTATGGTTATTAAAGATGCTGAATTACGTGGTGTAGCTTCTAGTGGAATGATTTGTTCTATGAAAGAATTAAATTTACCAAACGCACCTCAAGAAAAAGGTATAATGGTATTAAGTAATGACTATGAAATTGGTCAAGCATTTTTCGATTAA